The segment CCAAGCCACATCGGCTACATCATTACGTTTAATGAGTATGGCAACAACAAACCACACCAGCATGTAGCTGAACAATGCCAGCGCAAGAATCAGGTAATGGTTCATAGTCCGAGTTTAACGGCAATAAAGTAGGTAGCGGTTGCCACACTGGCTGAAAGTACGGTGCCCCACAGCATATCTACCACTACCATTTTTACCGGCCAGTCTTTAAGGGTAGCCAGGTTGGTGAGATCATAGGTGGCGTACGTAATCAATCCGAAAAAAGCACCCATCCAAAGTGCACGCGTCCATTCCTTCTTTTCAACGGCAGGCTCGATGACAAATACTACCAGGCCAACAA is part of the Cyclobacteriaceae bacterium genome and harbors:
- a CDS encoding DUF2177 family protein yields the protein MLLKLFAIALPVLFAIDLSWIGFIARDFYKNQIGFLMKPDVNWVAAIIFYFLFLVGLVVFVIEPAVEKKEWTRALWMGAFFGLITYATYDLTNLATLKDWPVKMVVVDMLWGTVLSASVATATYFIAVKLGL